A window of Gambusia affinis linkage group LG03, SWU_Gaff_1.0, whole genome shotgun sequence genomic DNA:
GGGGGGGGCTGACAGGGGAGGGCCTGCCGTCCTGGCCCCGCCCCCAGGCTGCAGGCCTCCAAGGGGCCGCTGGGCTGAGAGGAGGACggagagatgatgatgatgatgatgatgatgatgatgatgaagagcagGGGGGGGGGCATGGTGCATGTGAGTCAGTCAGGCAGGAAGTTCATCAGCTGCCTCATTCTCAGACACCGCCTCCTCTACCTGGACCAGGTCATCACGACGGgctggggtcagaggtcgccAGGCAAACATTGGACCTGAAACCGAACAACTGGAATCAGTCAGAACCACGGTTCCAAAGTGGGCCTTCTagcagctgcagaacattttcagaaccAGAGATTAAAGTCTCcgatcagagaaactcatccaggcgttTGGTTCCTGtagcagcgtcttcacaggtctgattgacaacccaacggtccagaacgctgctgctggagttctgactagaaccagTAGGATGGagacaccacccggttctacatcatctagttctacaccacccggttctacatcatctagttctacaccacccggttctacatcatctagttctacaccacctggttctacaccacccagttctacatcatctagttctacaccacccggttctacatcatctagttctacaccacccggttctacatcatctagttctacaccacccggttctacatcatctagttctacaccacccagttctacatcatttagttctacaccacctggttctacaccacccagttctacaTCATCTAGTTCTACATCATTTAATTCTAcatcatctagttctacaccacccggttctacatcatctagttctacaccacccggttctacatcatctagttctacaccacccggttctacatcatTTAGTTCTACATCATTTAGTTCTacaccacctggttctacatcatctagttctacaccacccagttctacatcatttagttctacaccacctggttctacaccacccagttctacaTCATCTAGTTCTACATCATTTAATTCTAcatcatctagttctacaccacccggttctacatcatctagttctacaccacccggttctacatcatctagttctacaccacccagttctacatcatctagttctacatcacccggttctacatcatttagttctacaccacccagttctacatcatctagttctacaccacccggttctacatcatctagttctacaccacccggttctacatcatTTAGTTCTAcatcatctagttctacaccacccagttctacatcatctagttctacaccacccggttctacatcatctagttctacaccacccggttctacatcatctagttctacaccacccagttctacatcatttagttctacaccacctggttctacaccacccagttctacaTCATTTAATTCTAcatcatctagttctacaccacccggttctacatcatctagttctacaccacccggttctacatcatctagttctacaccacccagttctacaTCATTTAGTTCTACATCATTTAGTTCTACATCATttagttctacaccacccggttctacatcatctagttctacaccatccGGTTCTACATCATTTAGTTCTActccacccggttctacatcatTTAGTTCTACATCATTTAGTTCTACTCCACCCGGTTCTACAGTCCTTCATTGGTAGTTTCTaaatcactgctgctgctggatcaacctgctggttccggttctgctctggatcagaaccggaaccaaacatgaagaagcagcattcagcttctatgctccacagatctggaacaaacttccagagaactggaaaacagctgaaaccctGAGCTCCTTTCAGGCTAATCCAGCTGGTTGGAGTTCCTATGGAAAcataatcaataatctgatcaATAATCAGCTCCAGTTTCTGACTGTGTTTCCATGACTTTGTATCTTTTGGATgacatgacctttgacctgcctCGTTGCTGAACAAATAATCTGGATGGATTGAGGGACAGAACTCGTCTTTTCGACCCGCCGTCAAACAGAACCAACGGTCCGATGGACTCCTGGATCCAGAACATCTTGACTCCCTAACCTCCGACCATCAGTCTAGTTAAAGTAAAGGTCCAGTCCTCAAAGGTTCAGGTTTTCCTTCAGTAACAGATCCCAGATCGACTCACCTGTCGGTTCCTCTCAGGTACCaactcctcctgctcctccggCTGTCCCTTTATCTCCtcctgtcctcttcctcctctttaatcctcctcatcctcacttTGTGGCTCtaatcctgctgctgctctgatcGCCCCGACGCCTCTGACTCTATAATCTACCaaccctctctctctctctctctctccctctctctctctctctctttctctctctttattatgatgaattttctgtttttacagtgctgtCTGGCAGCATGTTGCCTGAATCagaaattctgtttgttttcatgaattCAGCTTCACTTCCTCCTACTGaagctgaaacattttgattgtttGAGACCAAAACTGACCCATCAAATATTGAAACTCATCAAATATTTGACgcttcaaatgttttcagaaacaaatgaaatcaaaacagaaaagtcttAAATCTTTAAAGCCCAATTAAATCTTTAACTGaaactttactttcatttcTCTTTAACTCACATTATATGAAAATGAACTAACCTTCCTGTTTTCTCAACAGATTATTGATATTAATAAGCTGAAGCTCATCATTAATGGCTTTACAGCTAGAAACGTTTCCACAGTCACCAAGACCAACATCCTGGTTGAAATGAGAccacaacacagaaaaagagaaaatttagagaaaattaTGAGAAGAAAGCGCATCATCTGATCTCACATTGGTTCACAGAGGAATTTTATTAActacagaaaaatattcataaatctGCTGAGGAAACTAGAGAACATTTTAGTCTGTCAGGAGAACAACATGGACACAACTAATCAACAGCGactagatttaaaataataaaacatcttaaattctTACACAGTCATCTTTCACACTTTTCAGGTCCTGAATTGTCTACAAACCGCGTTTAGGAAAAAGTCCGTTTCTGTTTGAGTGGAGTTCCTCCTCCCTACCAGATGGCGGCAGTGGTGTGCGTTATGACGCAGCGCCACGGAGTCCCAGAAGCAGCAGAAGCCGAGCCTCTCCGGCGGCAGCAGCAACATGTCGGAGCCGATCTCCGTGGGGGTGAACCTGGACGCCTTCTCTCACGCCATCAACGGCATCCAGGCGCTCCGCTCCAGCGTCAGCCGCGTCTTCGAGTCGCTGAAGGACGGAATGAAGAACCGCGAGACTCTGGAGGGCCGCGAGAAGCGGTTCATCTCCGAGTTCCAGGACACCCTGCAGGCCGTCAACCGGGACCTGAAGTAAGAGCCGCTCCGGACCGATACGGCGTTTACATCCATTAATATTCCAATAACACAGTTAGGAGGGAAAATATTCTCATGGACTTTACAAAAGAAGACATAAGATAGATCAGATTTGTCTCATTCCCGGttccaccaaaaacaaaacaaatttcaaaccATAAATTTTCTCCTGCTAACAAAACTTctaaagacatttaaagcagGCAGAAAAACCTGGAGCGTCTGCTgggtcagaggttctggttctggtttcagatGCAAAGCGGTTCTCACTCCGAAACAAACCACATCTGGTTTCACCTCCAAACACCTGAAACAAAAACCGAAATTCCAGATTTTATCttcaattaatatttatataaagttCTTAAGGTCAAGTTTAAAgcctttcacattttgttccacAACCTCGTTAGATATcgtatttatgtttgtatttttctctccactctattttatgtttgtagTTTGAATTAAATCCATTGGGGGAAAAATAGGATGTGAGGAAATACAACTGCTGTgctccttcaaaataaaagcatggataTAAAAGTCCAAGAATTGctaaaactttattcaactgaacaTTAGCGCTTTAGGATTTATCCAGAAAATTCAATTTAGGGGAAGACCCGATCCAGAACGCGATCTGGACTCTGATCCTGCTGGACCCGGCTGTAGCCTGAAACCACGTTGCTAACAGATGGCTAATGGGTTAGCTAAAGCAGTGATAGGAAGTCATGTGTTGCTCCCTGGGACCAGTTACTGGGACCAGTGGGCTCGGTTCcctggttgctaggtaaccagtgTGCCTCGTGTCCCGCAGTGAGCTGGAGCGTCTCAGCGGCCTTGTGGGTCGTCCCTCAGAGTCCCATCCGCTCCATAACAGCGGGCTGCTGAGTTTGGACCCGGTTCAGGACAAAACTCCTCTCTActctcagctgctgcaggccTACAAGTGGTCCAACAAGGTAAGGCCCGCCGGCCTGATGCTGTTGGTCGGGTTCTACTGGGGCCCGTTAAAGATGCCATTATTGGACACCGGTCCAATAGAGCTGCCCATGGACATCTGGGCCTTTACTGAGGctgctgccatggcaacagcatTTCATCTACACGTAATGTCCCGGCTCCTGCCGGAGCCTGTTAACATCctgtaaccatgacaacaagcAGCACCACGCATGTCTGCTCcggttctggtttcagctgcAGTACCACGCCGGGTTGGCCTCCAGCCTGCTGAACCAGCAGTCGCTGAAGCGATCGGCCAATCAGATGGGAGCGTCAGCCAAGAGACGGCCCAAAGTCCAGCCCAGCACGCTGGTTCTGCCGCCCCAGTGAGTCCTACTGACGGGGTCCCGGTCCCCTGAACGCTGCACCTGTAGCTCCACCTGTAGCTCCACCTGTAGCTGCTCCTGCCTCAGGCCTTTCCTTCTCCCTGTGCAGGTATGTGGATGATGTCATTTCCCGGGTCGGTAGGATGTTTCCGGATATGACCATCGAGCTTTTCAGACCCAACGGGACGTCAGCTGTGCTGCTGGTACGTCAGAACTTACCTGGAGACGCCTCCACCCATTACCTGGAGATTTCTAGGTCTACATGTCTAGATTTCTAGACATTCCACCCGTTACCTGGAGGCGTCTCCAGGTAACGGGTGGAGGCGTCTCCAGCTCAGCTCTCTGGTTCTTAGGTGACCCTTGGGAAGGTGCTGAAGGCGATCGTTGTGATGCGTTCTCTGTTCATCGACAGAACCGTTGTCAGAGGTTTTAATGAGAACGTCTACAGTGAGGACGGAAAGGTGAGGCTCACCTGGGCagtgtttccatggtaacctgGCCAGGTTCCCACAAGTGTCTCCATGCTAATGCTTGTGTCTTTGTCCCAGCTGGACATTTGGACAAAGTCTCAGTACTTGGTTTTCCAGAAAGTAAGACTTGGCCTTCCTCTATGTTTCTGTTCAGGAACTTTGAATGTTCagctttctgattggttgtgtggttgctaggtaactgacCATGCTACAACAGCCCTGCTGCACTACCAGCTGCCCCAGATGCCCGACGTGGTCGTCCGCTCCTTCATGGCAAGTTGCTTTTTGTCCCTTTCCCacctgtctcacctgtctcttTTTCACCTTTCTCACCTGTCCCTGTCCCACCTGTCTGTCCATAGACGTGGCTCCGCAGCTACATCAAACTGTTCCAGTCTTCGTGTCAGCGCTGTGGCCGGTTCCTGCAGGACGGTCTGCCTCCAACATGGAGGGACTTTAGGACCCTGGAAGCATTCCACGACACCTGCCGTCTGTAAACAGTCGAtgtttgcttcctgtttgtaaataaagtttggAGTTTTTTCAGTTGCGTGGTTATTTCGCTGCAATGGCTTCAGGACAGACGGACGCTGCCGAGGTTTTTCCAGCCATTTGTTGTCTTCAGTTTCAGACCGGACCAGCAGAACCCGGTGCTGGTTCCTCCTCGGCGTGCAAGTGGCCACAGTGGGGAGGAAGAACTGCTGAAGGTTTATTAACTCAGAAACCACCCtgcacatgaaaacagaaatttcaCAGCTTTAAACCTGAAGCCTTTAGACTCCAGCAGATAATCAGGAAAATCCGACTGAAACGTTTCTGTCAGTAAATCCAGAATTCAGATCTAGATGGACCAAAcgctgctgccctctgctggtggtTCATGTTTCTGCTCCTCCCGGCCCCCCCCCTCGTGACGTGCGTCCTCCACTTCCGCCTTTCGACCCGCCCATTTTGGGTCCATTTCTACGGACTTCTGCGAAGTGTATTACCCACAATTCATTGCTGCATGTGACGTTATGACTTAAAAGGGGATTTATGgcaatgttttgtcatttttttctctttttatagaaaattcaaagaaaacaaaaagtttgatttgataaactgagcagaagaaataaaaagaataatcacaatctgaggaaagaaaaacaaaatgtcacaaatgcAAGACAAATTTCAAATCTTAagatattaacattttggaataaaaattcggcttttattccaatttttattggaataaaaattggaatttttatttaagcacaaaaaaataaaattatttcactttaaaaatggaggGGATTTTTAGAAAGCAGTATTTGTGAATTAAATTTAGGATTAAACATATGTAACCCGCATTTAGTcaaggacttttatttttgcgggcccacttcctgttggCCCCAAACTCTGCTAGCTTATTTAAAGCCACGCCTCCAGCGCGCAGTTTAAAGATCCTCACCTGTTTCCACTGTGGTTGCGGCTCGTTGGCGTTTTCCTCACGGACTCATCAAAATCTGTAAGCCCACTGATTTGGTTGCCtggtcagtttgttttctggaagcagtgttgcttttacatgtgaaacttcGGCTCGATTGCTCATTGGAGCGTTTTATTGGCATTATTGGCGCTGCTAGCCTGGATGTCACCGGGATTCTGGTTCCGCTGATTGTGGCTCAGCAAACCGACTCTTGATAAGGTGACCTGTTGCTGAATTTTGTGCGGGTTCAGACACGTTTATATTGATGCTGAGGCAatgaagctttaaaataaaatttatcagaaCAGAATGTAGCTACACTCAAGTATGATATTGCGCAGTAAacgtatttatttaattattattttttctttctcactgttTGAGTATTtgacaattaattttatttttcatattttagaagTGCATTTTGACTTTAAGATTCAGTTGATTAACTTGAAATATGAttgatactttttgttttactttatttaaattatggttGATTTAACCTGATTATTGAAGTGATTGTCTAATTATTATGAATCTAATTGTTACGTTTAATATGCACAAACTAAATTcttaaatttaataattatttctttgtattatgTTTGTACATAATTGTCTTGTCTCATCATGTTGctgtaattattgtttttatacaaatcactttatatatatatatatccaccAAAATTAAAAGCACCGCCTTGTGATTTTTCTCCTGAAGAGGAAACTCTTCTGATGTTGCTCTTGTGATGCTGCCAAGCCCATAACTGTTGCATATATCAATATTTAACTCTTCATCATTGATAGACCaagttgtattattttaaaacttcaatatAGAATAGACTTATTGTACAATATCcacttttgaaaactttctaaaaacatcaatgaagttacaattttaaaaatgttcattgtCTCAAAATCTCattacaaaacacagaaattgatatttattttgaatttcttttgcagaaaCTCATTATAGAGAAACTTTATActtaattatgaaattaatatatttttgtgggAGTGGAATAGAAAGCTGTTTGGTTCTTAtcatgatttttaaacaaatgttttcctctcaAACTAGAGGAGAAAACGGATGAATTTATTGTAAGCATCTGAATAGATCTAGAAATCTAGACGTGTAGATCTAGAAATCTAGACGTGTAGATCTAGACTCGGAGCTGCTGGatcagttttctgtgtttttctaaagtCGGTCTGGCAGACAGACAGCTGCTGGTACTgaagctggttctggttctgctggaggtttcgcCCTGTTAAAGAGTTGATTGTTTTTCCTCCCCTtttcgccccctgctggtcaggatGAGGAAATGACTGCTGGTGTCCTGATGTTTCTGATGATGACTTGGAATAAATGACTGGTgttgacccctgacccctgGAGGCCTTTTACGTGAACTGCACATAACTCAGCTGAGTAGACATACATGGGAGTCCCATGTTGTTCGCCCCACCAATTACGTCACTGCGCATGCGCCACACTGAAACAAGTGAATTTGTCCACACCGAGCCTCAGCATCCCTCtagctgtgtgaagctgacaccccacccacgtcaaaaaaatcagcaaatagtctgaatggttagtgctccgtttgtgcaggtttgtgccgttaaaattttcgtttgtgcagttttggtttctgagatattaaaaattattttttaggtcatctagagttcaccatccccccatatcgctccaaaacaaaccaaagtgggctagatcgttagtgctccgtttgtgcaggtttgtgccgttgaaattttcgtttgtgcagctttcgttttcgagatattaaaagttataattttggccgatgacgtcaccatccccccatatcgctccaaaacaaaccaaagtgggctagatcgttagtgctccgtttgtgcaggtttgtgccgttgaaattttcgtttgttcAGTTTTCgtttttgagttattaaaagttataattttggccgatgacgtcaccatccccccatatcgctccaaaacaaaccaaagtgggctagttcgttagtgctccgtttgtgcaggtttgtgcagttgaaattttcgtttgtgcagttttggtttctgagatattaaaaattattttttaggtcatctagagttcaccatccccccatatcgctccaaaacaaaccaaagtgggctagatcgttagtgctccgtttgtgcaggtttgtgcagttgaaattttcgtttgtgcagttttcgtttttgagttattaaaagttataattttggccgatgacgtcaccatccccccatatccgtccaaaacaaaccaaagtgggctagttcgttagtgctccgtttgtgcaggtttgtgcagttgaaattttcgtttgtgcagctttcgtctttgagatattaaaagttataattttggccgatgacgtcaccatccccccatatccgtccaaaacaaaccaaagtgggctagttcgttagtgctccgtttgtgcaggtttgtgcagttgaaattttcgtttgtgcagctttcgtctttgagatattaaaagttataattttggccgatgacgtcatcCGCCCCCATtttgctccaaaacaaaccaaagtgggctagttcttttaattcttcagattttcagctgttgtacaatgtgtatcttttgttttgaacttcaataaagacttagaacaagaaaaaatgtgtctcatttAAAGTGATGTTTCAAGATACCAATGTTTTCTCTCCACAATAATTGAATCCTGCTAATAAAGGACATGCAGCCCTGACCCTAACGTAATGTGTATAACCTGTTCAACTGTGCTTTGATTTCGGAGGTGGTCTGAACAATTATATTTACATTGTTGACGTACTGTCTGCTGATTATGcagcaaacgtgtaaaaaatatacattagccTATAACGGttcaaaaaatagaagaaaaaaaaatccacagccaATTTGCTAGTTGCTTGAGCAAAGTTTTTGCAGAGTAAAACGGAAATGTGTCATTGGTTCAAAGTTCATCCAAGTAATGTacttaatatttagtaaatatattttcaatgcaACGACTTTCATTTCATCCAATTTCTTACATTAAATGTGTATGGGCTTCAAGGATTTTGAAAAGCTCCACGTTTTGCGAACTTTGACATAGTTCTCACGCAACTGGGATTGGCTCCATCCACACTGTAGTGAGccccctcccccaccaccaccaccccgaTCTTGTTTTGGCGACAGAGCAAGTGTAATTTCAACCTCTCGTTAATATCTAGCGGTCTCAAATCGTTTTGAATAagtcatttttggaattttttcaactccgattttgatttttgaacaaGGTAAGTAAATTAATGCTCaggtttcacataaaatattgactcaaTGCAATCTATCCCCATAAAAGCAGAGAGGATGTATGCAGGGCTAGCttatatatgcatttatttaaattcaaacttgtaaTAAGTCGatatttcaaaccttttgaaacATAGTGAGGCATCATCTTGCAGcctttacatttatattgaatCATTAAGCATATGCACAAAGGGCACATCTTCTGAATTCAATTGAAAAATTtattccaaaggaaaattaaaatttaacaggtacttacattttcaagtaacaatgcattattaaaatatatattttttaattagcttaaatgttagaaattaaacagggaaaaccaaattgatttttttaaagtcaagacTATTTTAAGTGTGCAGACACTGCTAGAATACAATTTGTGGCTTTTTTGAAATCATGTAGGCACTGATTATTTTAAGCAATGCTAATcaaagcctttttatttttttaactagatGCCTCGACAGCCAGCGGTAGACAGAGAGTCTCTTTCGCAGTTCTCTAACTCAAAAGAGGCCATTCTAGAAAACGGCCATATAGCCACTCCAGCTGCCGCTGTCTGGACAGAGATAAGTCAGCAGttgggaaataaaatgtctgcaaaaagTCTGTACACATTTGTAAAGCTGAACAGACACAACATCTGGTCATGCTTGGAAGTTAATCAAGGAAGTGATCCTGAAAGCCGTGTGGACACAGAGTTTGA
This region includes:
- the med27 gene encoding mediator of RNA polymerase II transcription subunit 27; translated protein: MSEPISVGVNLDAFSHAINGIQALRSSVSRVFESLKDGMKNRETLEGREKRFISEFQDTLQAVNRDLNELERLSGLVGRPSESHPLHNSGLLSLDPVQDKTPLYSQLLQAYKWSNKLQYHAGLASSLLNQQSLKRSANQMGASAKRRPKVQPSTLVLPPQYVDDVISRVGRMFPDMTIELFRPNGTSAVLLVTLGKVLKAIVVMRSLFIDRTVVRGFNENVYSEDGKLDIWTKSQYLVFQKVTDHATTALLHYQLPQMPDVVVRSFMTWLRSYIKLFQSSCQRCGRFLQDGLPPTWRDFRTLEAFHDTCRL